From the Quercus lobata isolate SW786 chromosome 6, ValleyOak3.0 Primary Assembly, whole genome shotgun sequence genome, one window contains:
- the LOC115950686 gene encoding polygalacturonase At1g48100: MDLVHTLLAIWIIASLVFQNSSNVEGRYHYHRKPKSSNRGSSGSKPPVSSPDPQVPSSPTSPPSAPSDPYPNDPGNSSANCVFDVRSYGAVGDGSNDDTEAFRQAWKEACAVESAVILAPEDHSFIITSTIFSGPCKPGLVFQVDGILMTPEGPDSWPKADSRKQWLVFYRLDQMTFTGKGTIEGNGQKWWELPCKPHRGPNGSTLKGPCDSPALIRFFMSTNLVVSGLRILNSPQFHMKFDGCEGVLIEKLSISSPKLSPNTDGIHIENTKAVGIYNSMISNGDDCISIGTGCSNVAIEGVTCGPSHGISIGSLGVHNSQACVSNITVRNAVIKESDNGLRIKTWQGGTGSVTGIAFDNIQMDNVMNCIIIDQYYCLSKACLNETSAVHVNDISYRNIKGTYDVRMTPIHFACSDTVACTNIRLSEVELFPQEGQLLENPFCWNAYGNQETLTIPPIDCLRDGEPQNAFEPSTYECN, translated from the exons ATGGACCTTGTTCACACTCTGTTAGCCATTTGGATCATAGCCAGCCTTGTCTTTCAGAATTCAAGCAATGTCGAAGGACGATATCATTACCACAGGAAGCCGAAAAGTTCTAATAGAGGCTCCTCTGGTTCTAAACCCCCTGTATCTTCCCCTGATCCTCAAGTCCCTTCATCACCAACTAGTCCTCCTTCTGCTCCTTCTGACCCCTACCCAAATGACCCTGGAAATTCTAGTGCAAACTGTGTTTTTGATGTGAGATCTTATGGGGCTGTTGGAGATGGTTCAAATGATGACACTGAGGCATTCAGACAAGCATGGAAAGAAGCTTGTGCAGTAGAATCAGCAGTAATTTTGGCTCCTGAAGATCATAGTTTCATAATCACTTCAACAATATTCTCAGGGCCATGCAAGCCAGGACTTGTATTCCAA GTGGATGGAATCCTAATGACACCGGAGGGACCAGATTCATGGCCTAAAGCAGACAGCCGCAAGCAATGGCTTGTGTTTTACAGACTTGACCAAATGACTTTCACAGGAAAAGGAACCATTGAAGGAAATGGCCAGAAATGGTGGGAACTTCCCTGCAAGCCTCACCGG GGTCCAAATGGGTCGACGTTGAAAGGACCATGTGACAGCCCTGCA CTAATTCGGTTTTTCATGAGCACAAATTTGGTGGTCAGTGGTCTACGAATCCTAAATAGTCCTCAGTTCCATATGAAATTCGATGGTTGTGAAGGAGTATTGATTGAAAAGCTGTCCATCTCTTCACCTAAACTCAGCCCCAACACCGATGGGATCCATATTGAGAACACTAAAGCTGTTGGAATATACAACTCCATGATTAGCAATG GTGATGATTGCATTTCGATTGGAACCGGGTGTTCAAATGTAGCAATAGAGGGTGTCACTTGTGGGCCTAGTCATGGGATCAG CATTGGAAGCCTTGGAGTGCACAATTCCCAGGCATGTGTTTCTAACATTACAGTTCGCAACGCAGTCATTAAGGAATCGGACAACGGGCTCAGAATCAAGACTTGGCAAGGTGGGACGGGTTCAGTAACAGGCATAGCATTCGATAACATCCAAATGGACAACGTTATGAACTGCATTATCATAGACCAATATTACTGCTTGTCAAAGGCTTGCTTAAACGAAACTTCAGCTGTACATGTCAATGACATTTCCTACAGGAACATAAAGGGCACCTACGATGTGCGCATGACCCCTATACATTTTGCATGCAGTGACACAGTCGCTTGCACAAACATAAGACTTTCAGAAGTAGAGCTTTTTCCACAGGAGGGGCAACTGCTTGAGAATCCATTTTGTTGGAATGCTTATGGGAATCAGGAGACTTTGACTATACCTCCCATTGATTGCTTACGAGATGGGGAGCCTCAGAATGCGTTTGAGCCATCCACATATGAGTGCAACTGA
- the LOC115993736 gene encoding uncharacterized protein LOC115993736: MPSLQTALPPELANNVIRLYRECLRRAKYIGHRQHNTELIVDMVRQQFKKHMHETDPEKIQKLKDDAARGLINHILYESEKMSGRKFSKSA; encoded by the exons ATGCCGTCTCTTCAAACCGCACTGCCTCCTGAACTTGCCAACAATGTTATCAGA CTTTATCGTGAATGCCTTCGACGAGCTAAATACATCGGTCATCGG caACATAACACAGAACTTATAGTTGACATGGTGAGACAGCAGTTCAAAAAACACATGCACGAGACAGATCCAGAGAAGATTCAGAAGTTGAAGGATGA TGCGGCAAGGGGActtataaatcacatactatatGAGTCTGAGAAGATGTCTGGTCGTAAATTCAGCAAAAGCGCTTGA